The Aspergillus chevalieri M1 DNA, chromosome 5, nearly complete sequence genome includes a region encoding these proteins:
- a CDS encoding SEC14 family lipid-binding protein (COG:I;~EggNog:ENOG410PKSK;~InterPro:IPR011074,IPR036865,IPR036273,IPR001251;~PFAM:PF00650,PF03765): MPLFGSSKSTTSDTASDHHEQPQNDPVASASAAAGTEWLAGHLHHLTDEQQGKLEEFKKLCGEKGYYKAASEENGGKASHDDATMLRFLRARKFDVNAAWDQFKDTEDWRRDNAIEKLYENIDVDSYESARRMYPQWTGRRDRRGIPVYVFEIKHLNSKNMAAYNETMSTSNLPAEAQKSSTVPERLLRLFALYENLLRFVMPVCSKLPRPNPETPIVTSTNIVDVSGVGLKQFWNLKGHMQDASVLATAHYPETLDRIFIIGAPSFFPTVWGWIKRWFDPGTTSKIFILSASDVKPTLTSFMDPSSIPKQYGGDLDWTWGDMPNLDNDTKDIIGGVESGEGEKKEFLKGPMLFDGDKIQVLGREKKGEEKDGIERRWDIPVTANGASAPAGDSEKPSETATAAAPAPVQEAS, translated from the exons ATGCCCCTCTTCGGCTCCTCGAAATCCACCACCTCCGACACCGCCTCCGACCACCACGAGCAGCCGCAAAACGACCCCGTCGCATCTGCATCCGCCGCCGCCGGGACGGAATGGCTCGCTGGACATCTGCATCATCTCACGGATGAGCAGCAGGGGAAGTTGGAGGAGTTTAAGAAGCTGTGTGGGGAGAAGGGGTATTACAAGGCTGCCAGTGAGGAGAATGGGGGGAAGGCTAGTCATGATGATGCGACGATGTT GCGCTTTCTCCGCGCACGCAAGTTCGACGTGAACGCCGCCTGGGACCAGTTCAAAGACACCGAGGACTGGCGGCGGGATAATGCGATTGAGAAGCTCTACGAGAACATCGACGTTGATTCCTACGAGTCTGCTCGCCGGATG TACCCCCAGTGGACCGGCCGGCGCGACCGCCGCGGCATCCCCGTCTACGTCTTTGAAATCAAACACCTCAATTCCAAGAACATGGCCGCCTACAACGAGACAATGAGTACCTCAAACCTTCCCGCGGAGGCCCAGAAGTCATCTACCGTGCCAGAGCGGTTGCTACGCCTTTTCGCGCTGTATGAGAATCTGCTTAGATTCGTGATGCCTGTTTGTTCGAAGCTGCCGCGGCCGAACCCCGAGACGCCTATTGTCACGAGCACGAATATCGTTGACGTTAGTGGGGTGGGACTGAAGCAGTTTTGGAATCTGAAGGGGCATATGCAGGATGCTAGTGTGTTGGCTACGGCGCATTATCCCGAGACGTTGGATCGGATCTTC ATCATCGGCGCACCTAGCTTCTTCCCCACAGTCTGGGGCTGGATCAAGCGCTGGTTCGACCCGGGCACAACATCCAAGATCTTCATTCTCTCCGCCTCGGATGTAAAACCAACACTAACCTCCTTCATGGACCCCTCCAGTATCCCCAAGCAATACGGCGGCGACCTCGACTGGACATGGGGCGACATGCCGAATCTGGATAATGACACAAAGGATATTATCGGCGGTGTTGAGTCTGGGGAGGGCGAGAAGAAGGAGTTTTTGAAGGGGCCGATGTTGTTTGATGGGGACAAGATACAGGTCCTtgggagagagaagaagggggaggagaaggatgggatTGAGAGGAGGTGGGATATTCCCGTGACTGCCAATGGTGCTAGCGCACCTGCTGGTGATAGTGAGAAGCCTAGTGAGACTgctactgctgctgctccggCACCTGTGCAGGAGGCATCTTAG
- the sod1 gene encoding superoxide dismutase SOD1 (COG:P;~EggNog:ENOG410PN4F;~InterPro:IPR036423,IPR018152,IPR024134,IPR001424;~PFAM:PF00080;~go_function: GO:0004784 - superoxide dismutase activity [Evidence IEA];~go_function: GO:0046872 - metal ion binding [Evidence IEA];~go_process: GO:0006801 - superoxide metabolic process [Evidence IEA];~go_process: GO:0055114 - oxidation-reduction process [Evidence IEA]) has translation MVKAVAVLRGDSKVNGTVTFEQTSENAPTTVSWNISGHDANAQRAFHVHQFGDNTNGCTSAGPHFNPHGKPHGAPEDTERHVGDLGNFQTNAEGNAVGSKEDKFVKLFGAESVLGRTLVVHAGTDDLGRGGNEESKKTGNAGARPACGVIGISA, from the exons ATGGTCAAGGCTG TCGCTGTCCTCCGTGGTGACTCCAAGGTCAACGGTACCGTCACCTTTGAGCAGACCTCCGAGAACGCCCCCACCACCGTCTCCTGGAACATCTCCGGCCACGACGCCAACGCTCAGCGTGCTTTCCACGTCCACCAGTTCGGTGACAACACCAACGGCTGCACCTCCGCCGGTCCTCACT TCAACCCCCACGGCAAGCCCCACGGTGCTCCCGAGGACACCGAGCGTCACGTTGGTGACCTGGGCAACTTCCAGACCAACGCTGAGGGTAACGCCGTTGGCTCCAAGGAAGACAAGTTCGTGAAGCTGTTCGGTGCTGAGAGCGTTCTCGGCCGTACCCTCGTCGTCCACGCCGGTACTGACGACCTTGGCCGTGGTGGTAACGAGGAGTCCAAGAAGACTGGTAACGCCGGTGCTCGTCCTGCCTGCGGTGTTATTGGTATTTCCGCATAA
- a CDS encoding uncharacterized protein (BUSCO:EOG09260QVP;~COG:S;~EggNog:ENOG410PIW9;~InterPro:IPR011678,IPR026895,IPR015943,IPR002372, IPR011047;~PFAM:PF13360,PF07774;~SECRETED:SignalP(1-19);~TransMembrane:1 (n3-14c19/20o917-937i);~go_component: GO:0072546 - ER membrane protein complex [Evidence IEA];~go_function: GO:0005515 - protein binding [Evidence IEA]), whose translation MRLQAALSLLALCVPSTLAIYPDEVNHIDFHHALLGLPSSQSTFFFKPSSASNASLLYTLSEKSILGAVNPRDGSLVWRQNVSRSLLPDSAAAGGGLLRASDGINAVVSATGDYVSSWSALDGKLIWENWFSDEGSVADLELLELEDASATGTFRDTIALVNTGEAGVVKRIDGQTGDVKWEYKDDSGDVPFQVSSSPTEVFYISLQSALLKGYKIKATSLDSITGKQTYQQTLNSENEVTGPDSIVFVGANTAAPISVWTDKARKVLKVNVIGTKQVSTINIDNNGEEIKSIKVHAPKNLNSLPHFLVGYETESSSWAEVYHTDMKLGTVTKAYDLPRVHERSVFATSNRDANVYFTRITESETTVVSSASHGVLGRWALKNPSTEQALHAVSEVVDKGDTVAVRSVALLASGDWQLIRNGQTEWTRHEGLTGASAVAWAETDEQEELVHQLEVEGHESLYGAYVHRVKRHIKDLEYLPEWLKELPKRILTSILTDEVSNLDSFGISKPVIIATENGRVFALDSGNHGAVSWSVKAVETDAWNVKAIITQPGIATVYAGDGSSVTLKVSSGEIVGRTAPSSKVHSIAVINNATPVPVSIKEDGAPVETIDGSGFLVTRSADGKVLGWISKDNKIPVWEFIPPQGQKIIRATSRPAHDPVASIGKVLGDRSVLYKYLNPNLALITAVGENSASFYLLDAISGTVLHSSTQDNVDTTQPIASTISENWFAYSFFGDTADQSDAKGYQLVISELYESFIPNDRGPLNSATNYSTLHDIDAPAPPHVVSQSFIIPEPISHMAVTQTRQGITTRQLLCTLPSSNSIVGIPRQILDPRRPVNRDPSSTEVEEGLFKYNPVLEFDGRWFLTHSRDVAGINNVLVRDTLLESTGLVIAFGGDVYGTRVMPSQAFDVLGKGFSKIQLVLTVVALGIGVTVLAPIVRKKQINTIWKAGS comes from the exons ATGCGGCTCCAGGCGGCACTTTCCCTGCTCGCCTTGTGCGTTCCTTCAACGCTAGCAATCTACCCTGATGAGGTCAACCACATCGACTTCCACCATGCGCTCCTCGGTCTTCCCTCGTCCCAATCCACCTTCTTCTTTAAGccttcctccgcctccaacgCTTCCCTACTCTACACACTTTCCGAGAAATCGATCCTTGGTGCAGTAAACCCGCGAGATGGTTCATTGGTCTGGAGGCAGAATGTGTCGCGGTCGTTGCTCCCCGACTCCGCTGCCGCGGGAGGTGGCCTCTTGCGTGCCTCGGACGGGATCAACGCTGTGGTTAGTGCGACGGGCGACTACGTTTCGTCATGGAGTGCTCTGGATGGGAAATTAATTTGGGAGAATTGGTTTTCGGATGAGGGGTCTGTGGCGGATTTGGAATTGCTGGAGCTGGAAGATGCCAGCGCGACTGGGACGTTTAGAGATACGATTGCGCTTGTCAATACCGGTGAAGCGGGTGTTGTCAAAAGGATTGATGGTCAGACGGGAGATGTCAAGTGGGAATACAAGGATGACAG TGGTGACGTTCCCTTTCAAGTCTCGTCCTCGCCTACCGAAGTGTTCTACATTTCTCTGCAGTCGGCTTTGCTCAAGGGATACAAGATCAAGGCTACATCATTGGACTCTATTACCGGTAAACAGACTTATCAGCAGACTTTAAATTCGGAGAACGAGGTGACCGGACCCGACTCGATTGTTTTCGTGGGCGCCAACACCGCCGCACCTATAAGTGTCTGGACAGATAAGGCCCGAAAGGTGTTGAAGGTCAACGTTATTGGCACGAAGCAAgtttcgaccatcaacatcgatAACAACGGCGAGGAAATCAAGTCGATAAAGGTGCACGCTCCGAAGAATCTCAATTCGTTGCCGCATTTCTTGGTCGGTTATGAGACGGAATCCAGCTCCTGGGCGGAGGTGTACCACACTGATATGAAGCTGGGAACCGTGACCAAGGCTTATGACTTGCCTCGGGTGCACGAACGGTCCGTATTTGCGACTAGCAACAGGGACGCAAACGTGTACTTCACTCGTATTACCGAGTCGGAGACTACCGTCGTCTCGTCTGCTTCTCACGGAGTTCTGGGTAGATGGGCTCTCAAGAACCCTTCAACAGAGCAGGCTTTGCATGCTGTTTCGGAAGTTGTCGACAAGGGTGACACCGTTGCCGTGCGATCCGTTGCTCTTCTGGCTTCTGGTGACTGGCAGTTGATCCGAAATGGTCAGACTGAGTGGACCAGACATGAGGGTCTGACCGGTGCGTCGGCGGTCGCATGGGCCGAGACTGATGAGCAGGAGGAACTAGTCCATCAGCTTGAGGTTGAAGGTCATGAGAGCTTGTACGGTGCTTACGTTCACCGCGTCAAGCGTCACATCAAGGATCTGGAATACCTTCCGGAGTGGTTGAAAGAATTACCCAAGCGTATCCTGACCAGCATCTTGACTGATGAAGTGTCCAACCTAGATAGCTTTGGGATTTCGAAGCCGGTTATCATTGCTACGGAGAATGGTCGTGTGTTCGCCCTTGACAGTGGAAACCACGGTGCTGTCTCTTGGAGCGTGAAGGCAGTGGAGACGGATGCTTGGAACGTCAAGGCGATCATCACGCAGCCAGGTATTGCTACTGTCTATGCGGGTGACGGGAGCTCTGTTACGCTAAAGGTTTCCTCTGGAGAGATCGTTGGACGTACTGCTCCATCTAGCAAGGTCCACTCCATCGCTGTTATCAACAACGCAACCCCGGTCCCCGTCAGCATCAAAGAAGACGGTGCGCCAGTCGAGACAATCGACGGATCTGGATTCCTTGTCACCCGCAGCGCCGACGGAAAAGTCCTCGGATGGATTTCCAAAGATAACAAGATCCCGGTTTGGGAATTTATCCCTCCGCAAGGTCAAAAGATTATCCGCGCTACCTCTCGCCCAGCCCACGACCCGGTGGCCTCCATTGGAAAGGTCCTAGGTGATCGGTCCGTACTATACAAGTACCTCAATCCGAATCTGGCCCTTATCACCGCTGTCGGCGAGAACTCCGCTAGCTTCTACCTCCTAGACGCCATCTCCGGCACCGTCCTACACTCCAGCACCCAAGATAACGTGGACACGACCCAACCCATCGCCTCAACCATCTCAGAGAACTGGTTCGCCTACTCTTTCTTCGGCGACACTGCCGACCAGTCCGACGCAAAGGGCTACCAACTGGTAATCTCAGAGCTCTACGAATCCTTCATCCCCAATGATCGCGGCCCCCTCAACTCCGCAACCAACTACTCGACCTTGCACGATATTGATGCACCCGCTCCTCCACACGTCGTCTCCCAATCCTTCATAATCCCCGAACCCATCTCGCACATGGCCGTCACCCAAACACGTCAGGGCATCACAACCCGCCAACTCCTCTGCACCCTCCCCTCCTCGAACTCGATCGTCGGTATCCCGAGACAAATACTCGACCCTCGCCGCCCTGTCAACCGCGACCCTAGCTCCACAGAAGTCGAAGAGGGATTGTTCAAATACAACCCTGTCCTCGAGTTCGATGGACGCTGGTTCCTCACGCACTCGCGAGATGTCGCTGGTATCAACAATGTACTTGTTAGGGATACATTGCTGGAGAGCACAGGTTTAGTCATTGCTTTTGGTGGAGATGTGTATGGAACGCGAGTTATGCCCAGCCAGGCATTCGATGTGCTGGGCAAAGGATTCTCGAAGATACAGTTGGTGTTGACTGTTGTGGCGTTGGGGATCGGTGTTACTGTTCTTGCGCCTATT GTGCGGAAAAAGCAGATCAATACGATTTGGAAGGCTGGTTCTTAG
- a CDS encoding putative transcription factor (Snd1/p100) (COG:K;~EggNog:ENOG410PHEC;~InterPro:IPR002999,IPR016685,IPR016071,IPR035437;~PFAM:PF00567,PF00565;~go_component: GO:0016442 - RISC complex [Evidence IEA];~go_process: GO:0031047 - gene silencing by RNA [Evidence IEA]) — translation MPLEARVKAVLSGDTVVLSHIANPSQERVLSLAYVSAPRLRREGDEAYGFHSREFLRELLVGKVVEFTPLYTIPTGARREYGIIKLPSFDASLPDISVQEGWSRVREEAGKRADESEDTAALIERLRALEDHARDAEKGVWAGLAQGQIETSYELADGKALVEEYKQKDLQGIVERVLNGDRLVLRLLLAPQEHLQTIVALAGIRAPAAKRVTADGREQPAEPYGDEAHAFVESRLLQRKVQVSLLGVTPQGQLIATVLHPNGNVAKFLLEAGLARCHDHHSPLLGAHMAAFRHAEKAAKDGRKGLFTNLVTKGPAGGAAEDYVVSRVLNADTIFVRSKAGQEKKISLSSVRQPKPSDPSQALFSADAKEFLRKKLIGKHVKVTVNGKKPANEGYEERDVATVVQGNANVALSLVEAGYASVIRHRADDDDRSPDYDSLLVAEADAQKDGKGMWSPKPPRTKQYQDYSENVQKAKMEVSILQRQKRVPAVVDFVKSGSRFTVLVPRENAKLTFVLSGIRAPRSARGPGEAGEPFGQEAHELANRRCMQRDVEIDVETIDKVGGFIGTLYVNKENFTKILLEEGLATVHAYSAEQSGNATEYFAAEQKAKEARRGLWHDWDPAKEAAEAEEEEAAAAAATNGQNGADDALQRRKDYRDVMVTYIDPATCKLKLQQIGSGTSALTELMSAFRSFHINKANDTPLPGPPKAGDFVAARFSEDNEWYRAKVRRNDREKQQAEVVYIDFGNSETLPWSRLRALSPQFSAQKLRPQAADAVLSFLQFPVASDYLEDAVGFIGDQAFDRQLVANVDYISSEGTMHVTLLDPSVSKSLDESLNAEVVREGLAMVPKKLKAWERSASDTLASLRELESEAKEERRGMWEYGDLTED, via the exons ATGCCCCTTGAGGCCCGTGTCAAGGCCGTTCTCTCCGGCGACACCGTGGTGCTGTCCCATATCGCCAACCCCAGCCAGGAACGTGTCCTCAGTTTAGCCTATGTGTCTGCTCCTAGACTGCGGAGGGAGGGTGATGAG GCATACGGCTTCCACTCCCGCGAATTCCTCCGCGAACTCCTCGTCGGCAAAGTAGTCGAATTCACTCCCCTCTATACCATCCCCACCGGCGCAAGACGCGAATACGGTATCATCAAGCTCCCCAGCTTCGACGCCTCTCTCCCCGACATCAGTGTCCAGGAAGGATGGTCCCGCGTTCGTGAGGAGGCTGGTAAGCGCGCTGACGAATCTGAAGACACTGCCGCTCTGATTGAGCGTCTGCGCGCGCTGGAGGATCACGCCCGCGATGCTGAGAAGGGTGTCTGGGCTGGATTGGCGCAGGGACAGATCGAGACGAGCTACGAATTGGCCGATGGCAAGGCGCTGGTCGAGGAATACAAACAGAAGGATTTGCAGGGTATCGTTGAGCGGGTGCTGAACGGGGATCGCCTGGTTCTGCGTTTGTTGCTTGCACCGCAGGAGCATCTGCAGACTATTGTTGCGTTGGCGGGTATCCGTGCGCCTGCCGCTAAGCGTGTCACGGCCGATGGCAGGGAGCAGCCTGCTGAGCCGTACGGCGACGAGGCGCATGCATTTGTCGAATCGCGGTTGCTGCAGCGCAAGGTCCAGGTGTCGTTGCTGGGTGTTACGCCGCAGGGCCAGCTCATCGCTACCGTTCTGCACCCCAATGGCAACGTCGCCAAGTTCCTGCTTGAGGCTGGTCTTGCGCGCTGCCATGACCACCACTCGCCTTTGTTGGGTGCTCATATGGCTGCCTTCCGGCATGCAGAGAAAGCGGCCAAGGATGGCCGAAAGGGTCTGTTTACCAACCTTGTCACCAAGGGCCCTGCGGGCGGGGCTGCGGAGGACTACGTTGTTAGTCGTGTGTTGAATGCGGACACTATCTTTGTGCGCAGCAAGGCTGgccaggagaagaagattaGTCTCAGCAGTGTCCGTCAGCCCAAGCCGTCGGATCCCAGCCAGGCTCTGTTTAGCGCGGATGCTAAGGAGTTTCTGCGGAAGAAGCTTATTGGCAAGCATGTTAAAGTGACTGTTAACGGCAAGAAGCCTGCTAATGAGGGCTACGAGGAGCGCGATGTTGCTACTGTTGTCCAGGGCAATGCTAACGTTGCTCTGTCTCTCGTTGAGGCTGGTTACGCTTCTGTTATTCGTCATCGTGCGGACGATGATGACCGCTCGCCCGACTACGACTCTCTGTTGGTCGCTGAGGCGGACGCCCAGAAGGACGGCAAGGGTATGTGGTCGCCCAAGCCGCCCCGGACAAAGCAGTACCAAGACTACTCGGAGAACGTGCAGAAGGCCAAGATGGAGGTTTCCATTCTCCAGCGCCAGAAGCGTGTCCCTGCTGTTGTCGACTTTGTCAAGTCTGGATCTCGTTTCACTGTCCTCGTTCCCCGGGAAAACGCCAAGTTGACCTTTGTTCTGTCTGGCATTCGTGCACCCCGTTCTGCCCGTGGCCCTGGTGAGGCTGGTGAGCCGTTCGGACAGGAGGCGCACGAGCTAGCAAACCGGAGGTGCATGCAGAGAGATGTAGAGATTGACGTTGAGACTATTGACAAGGTCGGTGGTTTCATTGGTACCTTGTATGTGAACAAGGAGAACTTCACCAAGATCTTGCTCGAGGAAGGTCTTGCTACCGTGCACGCCTACTCTGCTGAACAGTCTGGTAACGCAACCGAATACTTTGCCGCTGAACAAAAGGCTAAAGAGGCCCGCCGGGGACTCTGGCACGACTGGGATCCTGCCAAGGAGGCAGCTGAggcggaagaggaggaagctgctgccgctgctgctaCCAATGGCCAGAACGGTGCCGATGATGCTTTGCAGCGTCGCAAGGACTACCGCGATGTGATGGTGACTTACATCGACCCCGCCACCTGCAAGCTGAAGCTGCAGCAAATCGGCTCTGGTACCTCCGCTCTGACCGAACTGATGAGCGCATTCCGCTCGTTCCACATCAACAAAGCCAACGACACCCCTCTGCCTGGCCCCCCTAAGGCCGGTGACTTCGTGGCGGCCAGGTTCAGCGAAGACAACGAGTGGTACCGCGCCAAGGTCCGCCGTAACGACCGCGAGAAGCAGCAGGCCGAGGTGGTCTACATCGACTTTGGTAACTCGGAGACCCTGCCCTGGTCCCGCCTTCGCGCACTCAGCCCGCAGTTCTCCGCGCAGAAGCTGCGTCCCCAGGCTGCTGATGCCGTCCTGTCATTCCTCCAGTTCCCGGTTGCCTCGGACTACCTCGAAGACGCCGTTGGCTTCATCGGCGACCAGGCTTTCGACCGTCAGCTCGTCGCCAACGTCGACTACATCTCATCCGAGGGAACCATGCACGTGACGCTCCTGGACCCCTCGGTGTCCAAGAGTTTGGACGAGAGTCTCAACGCCGAGGTCGTCCGTGAAGGTCTCGCGATGGTGCCGAAGAAGTTGAAGGCATGGGAGCGCAGTGCAAGTGACACATTGGCTAGCTTGCGGGAGTTGGAGAGCGAGGCCAAGGAGGAGAGACGGGGGATGTGGGAGTATGGTGACTTGACGGAGGATTAA
- the TAL1 gene encoding sedoheptulose-7-phosphate:D-glyceraldehyde-3-phosphate transaldolase TAL1 (COG:G;~EggNog:ENOG410PI4K;~InterPro:IPR004730,IPR018225,IPR013785,IPR001585;~PFAM:PF00923;~go_component: GO:0005737 - cytoplasm [Evidence IEA];~go_function: GO:0003824 - catalytic activity [Evidence IEA];~go_function: GO:0004801 - sedoheptulose-7-phosphate:D-glyceraldehyde-3-phosphate glyceronetransferase activity [Evidence IEA];~go_process: GO:0005975 - carbohydrate metabolic process [Evidence IEA];~go_process: GO:0006098 - pentose-phosphate shunt [Evidence IEA]): MSSSLDQLKASGTVVVCDSGDFATIGKYKPQDATTNPSLILAASKKPEYASLIDAAVASGKKEGSTVDEQVDATLDRLLVEFGKKILEIIPGKVSTEVDARFSFDTQASVNKALHIIKLYEEQGISRDRILIKIASTWEGIQAAHILQTQHGINCNLTLMFSLVQAIAAAEAGAFLISPFVGRILDWFKAAHKKEFSAEEDPGVKSVQNIFNYYKKHGYKTIVMGASFRNVGEITELAGCDYLTISPNLLEDLYNSTAAVPKKLESESAVKLDIPKQSYLNDEALFRFDFNEDAMATEKLREGISKFAADAVTLKDLLKQKVQA, from the exons ATGTCTTCCTCTCTCGATCAGCTCAAGGCCAGCGGCACTGTTGTCGTCTGTGACTCTGGTGACTTTGCCA CCATCGGCAAGTACAAGCCTCAGGATGCCACCACCAACCCCTCCCTGATCCTGGCTGCTTCTAAGAAGCCCGAATACGCCAGCCTGATCGACGCCGCCGTCGCCTCCGGCAAGAAGGAGGGCAGCACCGTCGACGAGCAGGTCGACGCCACCCTCGACCGTCTCCTTGTTGAGTTCGGCAAGAAGATCCTGGAGATCATTCCCGGCAAGGTCTCGACCGAAGTCGACGCCCGCTTCTCCTTCGACACCCAGGCCTCCGTCAACAAGGCCCTGCACATCATCAAGCTCTACGAGGAGCAGGGTATCTCGCGCGACCGCATCCTCATCAAGATCGCCTCCACCTGGGAGGGTATCCAGGCCGCGCACATCCTGCAGACCCAGCACGGCATCAACTGCAACCTAACCCTCATGTTCTCGCTCGTCCAGGCCATCGCCGCCGCCGAGGCTGGTGCCTTCCTCATCTCGCCCTTCGTTGGCCGTATCCTCGACTGGTTCAAGGCTGCGCACAAGAAGGAGTTCAGCGCCGAGGAGGACCCCGGTGTCAAGTCGGTGCAGAACATCTTCAACTACTACAAGAAGCATGGGTACAAGACCATTGTCATGGGTGCTTCGTTCCGCAACGTTGGTGAGATCACCGAGCTCGCTGGTTGCGATTACCTGACCATCTCGCCCAACCTGCTCGAGGACCTGTACAACTCGACCGCTGCGGTCCCCAAGAAGCTGGAGAGCGAGAGCGCTGTCAAGCTCGACATCCCCAAGCAGTCGTACCTCAACGACGAGGCTCTGTTCCGGTTCGACTTCAACGAGGATGCTATGGCTACTGAGAAGCTGCGCGAGGGTATCAGCAAGTTTGCTGCTGATGCTGTCACCCTGAAGGATCTGCTCAAGCAGAAGGTTCAGGCTTAA